A portion of the Nitratidesulfovibrio termitidis HI1 genome contains these proteins:
- a CDS encoding peptidase U32 family protein — translation MDNRAPEREHHRTRLSDAELAELLPPSVTAGADASGSAAPAPAASLRTPEILAPAGDMQAALAAFAAGADAVYLGLKHFSARMQAENFSTGELAALTDLAHSEGRRIYVAMNSMLKPGDPGAAGRLVARLARDVRPDALIVQDLGMLDIARQAGFTGELHLSTLANITHPAALTVARDLGASRVILPRELNIDEIRACGNACPDDLDLEFFVHGALCYCVSGRCYWSSYMGGKSGLRGRCVQPCRRVYRQKGREGRFFSCLDLSLDVLAKTLLSIPHMASWKIEGRKKGPHYVYYAVSAYRLLRDNPDDPKARKQAEDILEMALGRPGTHSRFLPQRGDDPTAPGEQTSSGLLAGKVGQTPEGGIFFKPRFELLPQDLLRIGYEDESWHTTLPVARHIPKAGTFNLRLPRHKTPKLGTPVFLIDRREPELTREVRSWQAKLERHRRGGGEGGAVDFTPSYPAPGKPARPLDVILRGSLPHGREGKAGVRPGTVMGLWLSPKALREVSRTLYPRISWWLPPVIWPDEEAQWLRMVREATRDGARHFVLNAPWQVGLFGDAHARRDLVLTAGPFCNTSNPAALAVLRKLGFAAAIVSPELPGEDILALPRQSCLPLGVVLSGYWPMGVTRHHLEGLKPGEPFNSPKNEVFWARRYGQNTWIYPGWPLDIEDRRGQLEAAGYTLFVRIDEHPPLTVPEPRRTSPFNWDIPLL, via the coding sequence GTGGACAACCGCGCCCCGGAACGCGAACATCACCGCACCCGCCTGAGCGATGCGGAACTGGCGGAACTGCTGCCCCCCAGCGTCACCGCCGGGGCTGACGCATCCGGCAGCGCCGCGCCCGCTCCGGCGGCCAGCCTGCGCACGCCCGAAATCCTTGCCCCTGCGGGCGACATGCAGGCCGCGCTGGCCGCATTCGCCGCCGGGGCCGACGCCGTGTACCTGGGCCTGAAGCACTTTTCGGCCCGCATGCAGGCAGAAAACTTCTCCACCGGCGAGTTGGCCGCGCTGACGGACCTGGCCCATTCCGAGGGCCGCCGCATCTACGTGGCCATGAACTCCATGCTGAAGCCCGGCGATCCCGGCGCGGCAGGCCGCCTGGTGGCGCGCCTTGCCCGTGACGTGCGGCCCGACGCGCTCATCGTGCAGGACCTCGGCATGCTGGACATCGCCCGGCAGGCCGGGTTTACGGGTGAACTGCACCTGTCCACGCTGGCCAACATCACCCACCCCGCCGCGCTCACCGTGGCGCGCGACCTGGGCGCCAGCCGGGTGATCCTGCCGCGCGAACTGAACATCGACGAAATCCGCGCCTGCGGAAACGCCTGCCCGGACGATCTGGACCTGGAATTCTTCGTGCACGGGGCGCTGTGCTACTGCGTGTCGGGCCGCTGCTACTGGTCCAGCTACATGGGCGGCAAAAGCGGCCTGCGGGGCCGCTGCGTGCAGCCGTGCCGCCGGGTGTACCGCCAGAAGGGCCGCGAGGGCCGTTTCTTCTCGTGTCTGGATCTTTCGCTGGACGTGCTGGCAAAAACGCTGCTGTCCATACCGCACATGGCCTCGTGGAAGATCGAGGGCCGCAAGAAGGGGCCGCACTACGTGTACTACGCGGTGTCGGCCTACCGCCTGCTGCGCGACAACCCGGACGACCCCAAGGCCCGCAAGCAGGCCGAGGACATCCTTGAAATGGCGCTGGGCCGCCCCGGCACCCATTCGCGCTTTCTCCCCCAGCGCGGCGACGACCCCACTGCCCCCGGCGAGCAGACCAGTTCCGGCCTGCTGGCGGGCAAGGTGGGCCAGACGCCGGAAGGGGGCATCTTCTTCAAGCCGCGCTTCGAACTGCTGCCGCAGGACCTGCTGCGCATCGGGTACGAGGACGAATCGTGGCACACCACCCTGCCGGTGGCCCGCCACATCCCCAAGGCGGGCACCTTCAACCTGCGCCTGCCGCGCCACAAGACGCCCAAGTTGGGCACGCCGGTGTTCCTCATCGACCGCCGCGAGCCGGAACTGACGCGCGAAGTGCGCAGTTGGCAGGCCAAGCTGGAACGCCACCGCAGGGGCGGCGGCGAAGGCGGCGCGGTGGACTTCACGCCCAGCTACCCCGCCCCCGGCAAGCCTGCCCGCCCGCTGGACGTGATCCTGCGCGGTTCGCTGCCGCATGGCCGCGAGGGCAAGGCCGGGGTACGTCCCGGCACGGTGATGGGCCTGTGGCTGTCGCCGAAAGCCCTGCGCGAGGTATCGCGCACGCTGTACCCGCGCATCTCGTGGTGGCTGCCGCCGGTGATCTGGCCGGACGAGGAAGCCCAGTGGCTGCGCATGGTCCGCGAAGCCACCCGCGACGGCGCACGCCACTTCGTGCTGAACGCCCCGTGGCAGGTCGGCCTGTTCGGGGATGCGCACGCCCGGCGCGACCTGGTGCTGACCGCCGGTCCGTTCTGCAACACGTCGAACCCGGCGGCGCTGGCCGTGCTGCGCAAGCTGGGCTTTGCCGCCGCCATCGTCAGCCCCGAACTGCCCGGTGAAGACATCCTGGCCCTGCCGCGCCAAAGCTGTCTGCCGCTGGGCGTGGTGCTGTCCGGCTACTGGCCCATGGGCGTCACCCGCCACCATCTGGAGGGGCTGAAGCCGGGCGAACCGTTCAACAGCCCCAAGAACGAGGTGTTCTGGGCGCGCCGCTACGGCCAGAACACCTGGATATACCCCGGCTGGCCGCTGGATATCGAGGACCGCCGAGGCCAACTGGAAGCCGCCGGGTACACCCTGTTCGTGCGCATCGACGAGCACCCGCCCCTGACCGTGCCCGAACCTCGGCGGACCAGTCCTTTCAACTGGGACATTCCGCTGCTGTAG
- a CDS encoding dihydroorotate dehydrogenase electron transfer subunit, which yields MNTPACTDLKVLDLVPFGQTGGEARFFALRLERPEWADWKPGQFVMLRPAGWALDMLWARPFSICRISARDLVIFFQVVGRGTARLAQLRSGDMVHVWGPLGNAFAMEPDTPTLMLAGGIGIAPFIGYAHTHPKPWNLWMDFGHRMPLGCYPFESINEKIMADSHHEEGPEDLSRFIETMGRRMREFRDQNGLVLACGPTPFLRTVRSFALEYGVRTQLSLETRMACGVGACLGCVCRTTEQWPDPAKAGGNVQTCTQGPVFWAEQITFDDETAAPPTAADAPVQACER from the coding sequence ATGAACACACCCGCCTGCACCGACCTCAAGGTGCTCGACCTCGTTCCCTTCGGCCAGACCGGAGGCGAGGCCCGCTTTTTCGCCCTGCGTCTGGAACGCCCCGAGTGGGCCGACTGGAAGCCCGGCCAGTTCGTCATGCTGCGCCCCGCCGGATGGGCGCTGGACATGCTGTGGGCACGTCCCTTCTCCATCTGCCGCATCAGCGCGCGCGACCTGGTCATCTTCTTCCAGGTGGTGGGGCGCGGCACTGCCCGTCTTGCCCAACTGCGCTCCGGCGACATGGTGCACGTGTGGGGGCCGCTGGGCAACGCCTTTGCCATGGAGCCGGACACCCCCACCCTGATGCTGGCCGGGGGCATCGGCATTGCGCCGTTCATCGGCTATGCCCACACCCACCCCAAGCCGTGGAACCTGTGGATGGACTTCGGCCACCGCATGCCGCTGGGGTGCTACCCCTTCGAGAGCATCAACGAAAAGATCATGGCCGACAGCCACCACGAGGAAGGCCCCGAGGACCTTTCGCGGTTCATCGAGACCATGGGCCGCCGGATGCGCGAATTCCGCGACCAGAACGGGCTGGTGCTGGCCTGCGGGCCCACCCCCTTCCTGCGCACGGTGCGCTCGTTCGCGCTGGAATACGGCGTGCGCACCCAGCTTTCGCTGGAAACGCGCATGGCCTGCGGCGTGGGCGCGTGCCTGGGCTGCGTGTGCCGCACCACCGAGCAGTGGCCCGACCCGGCCAAGGCGGGCGGCAACGTGCAGACCTGCACCCAGGGCCCGGTGTTCTGGGCGGAGCAGATCACCTTCGACGACGAAACCGCCGCCCCGCCCACGGCTGCCGATGCGCCCGTGCAGGCGTGTGAGCGCTAA
- a CDS encoding dihydroorotate dehydrogenase, whose product MIDMHVTLPGGLHPLTLNNPVMTASGTFGYGVEFTPYGDLTKLGGIVVKGLSLAPRRGNPMPRVAETPCGMLNAVGLQNDGAEYFVRTTLPKLPWREVPIVANLYACDPGEFGELASVLAAEEGVAALEVNISCPNVKEGGVIFGQDPRQAAKVTEAVKMHAGSKPVIVKLSPNVTDIAHMARAVEDAGADVLSCINTLTGMGVDINTRKPLLANVVGGLSGPAIKPVALRCVWQVAKAVSIPVIGIGGITSAEDVLEFMLVGAHAVQVGTANFIRPDFVFRLVDELAALCERMGIEQWDDFRGTLKV is encoded by the coding sequence ATGATCGACATGCACGTTACCCTTCCCGGCGGGCTGCACCCGCTGACCCTGAACAACCCGGTCATGACCGCCTCGGGCACCTTCGGGTACGGGGTGGAGTTCACCCCCTACGGCGACCTGACCAAGCTTGGCGGCATCGTGGTCAAGGGGCTGTCGCTGGCCCCGCGCCGGGGCAACCCCATGCCCCGCGTGGCCGAAACGCCCTGCGGCATGCTGAACGCCGTGGGCCTGCAGAATGACGGCGCCGAATACTTCGTGCGCACCACCCTGCCCAAGCTCCCGTGGCGCGAGGTGCCCATCGTGGCCAACCTGTACGCCTGCGACCCCGGCGAATTCGGCGAACTGGCCAGCGTGCTGGCCGCCGAAGAAGGCGTGGCCGCGCTGGAAGTGAACATCTCGTGCCCCAACGTGAAGGAAGGCGGCGTGATCTTCGGCCAGGACCCGCGTCAGGCCGCCAAGGTGACCGAAGCGGTGAAGATGCACGCGGGCAGCAAGCCGGTCATCGTCAAGCTGTCACCCAACGTCACCGACATCGCCCACATGGCCCGCGCCGTGGAAGACGCCGGGGCCGACGTGCTGTCCTGCATCAACACCCTGACCGGCATGGGCGTGGACATCAACACCCGCAAGCCCCTGCTGGCCAACGTGGTGGGCGGCCTGTCCGGTCCGGCCATCAAGCCCGTGGCCCTGCGCTGCGTGTGGCAGGTGGCGAAAGCCGTGTCCATTCCGGTCATCGGCATCGGCGGCATCACCAGCGCAGAGGACGTGCTGGAATTCATGCTCGTCGGCGCGCACGCCGTGCAGGTGGGCACCGCCAACTTCATCCGCCCCGACTTCGTGTTCCGGCTGGTGGACGAACTGGCCGCCCTGTGCGAGCGCATGGGCATCGAGCAGTGGGATGATTTTCGGGGCACGCTGAAGGTGTAG
- the pruA gene encoding L-glutamate gamma-semialdehyde dehydrogenase, giving the protein MEQHLDARIVERGKEFFKSISGEAPSIFNKGFWTGKVMDWAMQNEGFKVQLFRFVDVLPYLNTSEALTRHIREYFSADGADVPPVLKWGAGAAGFGGAFTGMLMGKFIRSNIEGMARTFIIGENTKEAIKGLAKLRKEGFAFTVDLLGEATVSEEEADAYRDGYLEVLDAIAKEHARWAPLADSTNSSGTTAGGSGGPDASQDWGHTPKVNVSIKPSALYSQAKPGDVEGSVQGILSRLVPIYRKIVEMGGFLCIDMEQLKYREMTLELFKRLRTMPEFRSYPHLSIVLQAYLRCTEHDLDDLLAWGRAEKLTFGIRLVKGAYWDYETVMAKQNGWEIPVWTRKPESDICYEKLARRILENNDLVYFACASHNVRTIATVMETARALNVPAHRYEFQVLYGMAEPVRKGLKNVAGRVRLYCPYGELIPGMAYLVRRLLENTANESFLRQSFVDGAELERLLENPQATLERELAAAPPPRPAPLAQPGPDGLPPFVNESMLDLTIPANRAGFVNAIADVRGKAGGVIPLFIGGKDVTTEDTIASTNPANPAEVIARVCQGGKPEVDAAIEAAEKAFPAWRDTSPADRAMFLHRAADIARRRMFELSAWQVLEVGKQWDQAFHDVGEGIDFLDYYAHEMLRLGAPRRMGRAPGELNHLFYQPKGIAAVIAPWNFPFAIAIGMASAAIVTGNPVIFKPSSIASRIGYNLAEIFREAGLPEGVFNYVPGRSSVMGDYLVEHPQVSMICFTGSMEVGLRIQEKAAKVQPGQMQCKRVIAEMGGKNAIIIDDDADLDEAVLQVLYSAFGFQGQKCSACSRVIVLDPIYDRFVERLVKAAQAIKIGPSEDPANYMGPVADASLQKNILEYVKVAEQEGKVLVKRTDIPAEGCYVPLTIVEGIKPHHRIAQEEIFGPVLAVMRAGSFDEALTIANGTRFALTGGVFSRSPENLAKARRDFRVGNLYLNRGSTGAMVERQPFGGFKMSGVGSKTGGPDYLLQFMDPRCVTENTMRRGFAPIEEDDDWIG; this is encoded by the coding sequence ATGGAACAGCATCTTGATGCCCGCATCGTCGAGCGCGGCAAGGAATTTTTCAAGAGCATCAGCGGCGAAGCCCCGTCCATTTTCAACAAGGGCTTCTGGACAGGCAAGGTCATGGACTGGGCCATGCAGAACGAGGGCTTCAAGGTCCAGCTGTTCCGCTTCGTGGACGTCCTGCCCTACCTGAACACCTCCGAGGCGCTCACCCGCCACATCCGCGAATACTTTTCCGCCGATGGCGCGGACGTGCCCCCCGTGCTCAAGTGGGGCGCGGGCGCAGCCGGTTTCGGCGGGGCCTTCACCGGCATGCTCATGGGCAAGTTCATCCGGTCCAACATCGAAGGCATGGCCCGCACCTTCATCATCGGCGAAAACACCAAGGAAGCCATCAAGGGCCTGGCCAAGCTGCGCAAGGAAGGCTTTGCCTTCACCGTGGACCTGCTGGGCGAGGCCACGGTGAGCGAGGAAGAAGCCGACGCCTACCGCGACGGCTACCTGGAAGTGCTGGACGCCATTGCCAAGGAACACGCCAGGTGGGCGCCGCTGGCCGATTCGACCAATTCCAGCGGCACGACCGCGGGGGGCTCTGGCGGCCCCGATGCCTCGCAAGACTGGGGCCACACCCCCAAGGTCAATGTGTCCATCAAGCCTTCCGCCCTCTACTCGCAGGCCAAGCCCGGCGACGTTGAAGGGTCGGTGCAGGGCATCCTGTCGCGCCTGGTGCCCATCTACCGCAAGATCGTGGAGATGGGCGGCTTCCTGTGCATCGACATGGAGCAGCTGAAGTACCGCGAAATGACGCTGGAACTGTTCAAGCGGCTGCGCACCATGCCGGAATTCCGCAGCTACCCGCACCTGTCCATCGTGCTGCAGGCCTACCTGCGCTGCACGGAACACGACCTGGACGACCTGCTGGCATGGGGCCGCGCCGAAAAGCTGACCTTCGGCATCCGCCTGGTGAAGGGCGCGTACTGGGACTACGAAACGGTGATGGCCAAGCAGAACGGCTGGGAGATTCCCGTGTGGACCCGCAAGCCGGAATCGGACATCTGCTACGAAAAGCTGGCCCGCCGCATCCTTGAAAACAACGACCTCGTCTACTTCGCCTGCGCCTCGCACAACGTGCGCACCATCGCCACGGTGATGGAAACGGCCCGCGCGCTCAACGTGCCCGCCCACCGCTACGAGTTCCAGGTGCTGTACGGCATGGCCGAGCCGGTGCGGAAGGGGCTGAAGAACGTGGCCGGGCGCGTGCGCCTGTACTGCCCCTACGGCGAACTGATCCCCGGCATGGCCTACCTGGTGCGCCGCCTGCTGGAAAACACCGCCAACGAATCCTTCCTGCGCCAGAGCTTCGTGGACGGCGCGGAACTGGAACGGTTGCTGGAAAACCCGCAGGCCACGCTGGAGCGCGAACTGGCCGCCGCCCCGCCGCCGCGCCCCGCCCCATTGGCCCAGCCCGGCCCCGACGGCCTGCCCCCGTTCGTCAACGAAAGCATGCTGGACCTGACCATACCGGCCAACCGCGCGGGCTTCGTGAACGCCATTGCGGACGTGCGCGGCAAGGCGGGCGGGGTGATTCCGCTGTTCATCGGCGGCAAGGACGTAACCACGGAAGACACCATCGCCTCCACCAACCCGGCCAACCCGGCGGAAGTCATCGCCAGGGTCTGCCAGGGCGGCAAGCCGGAGGTGGACGCCGCCATCGAGGCCGCCGAAAAGGCCTTCCCGGCCTGGCGCGACACATCCCCGGCAGACCGGGCCATGTTCCTGCATCGCGCGGCGGACATCGCCCGCCGCCGCATGTTCGAACTGTCCGCCTGGCAGGTGCTGGAAGTGGGCAAGCAGTGGGACCAGGCCTTCCATGACGTGGGCGAAGGCATCGACTTTCTGGACTACTACGCCCACGAAATGCTGCGCCTTGGCGCGCCGCGCCGCATGGGCCGCGCCCCCGGCGAGCTGAACCACCTGTTCTACCAGCCGAAGGGCATTGCCGCAGTCATCGCGCCGTGGAACTTCCCCTTCGCCATCGCCATCGGCATGGCCTCTGCCGCCATCGTCACCGGCAACCCGGTGATCTTCAAGCCGTCGTCCATCGCCTCGCGCATCGGGTACAACCTTGCGGAAATCTTCCGCGAGGCGGGCCTGCCAGAGGGCGTGTTCAACTACGTGCCGGGCCGCAGCTCGGTCATGGGCGACTACCTGGTGGAACACCCGCAGGTGAGCATGATCTGCTTCACCGGATCCATGGAAGTGGGCCTGCGCATTCAGGAAAAGGCGGCAAAGGTGCAGCCCGGACAGATGCAGTGCAAGCGGGTCATCGCGGAAATGGGCGGCAAGAACGCCATCATCATCGACGACGACGCCGACCTCGACGAGGCCGTGCTGCAGGTGCTGTATTCCGCGTTCGGCTTTCAGGGGCAGAAGTGCTCGGCCTGCTCGCGGGTCATCGTGCTGGACCCCATCTACGACCGCTTCGTGGAGCGCCTCGTCAAGGCGGCGCAGGCCATCAAGATCGGCCCGTCGGAAGACCCGGCCAACTACATGGGCCCGGTGGCCGATGCGTCCCTGCAAAAAAACATACTGGAATACGTGAAGGTGGCCGAGCAGGAAGGCAAGGTGCTGGTGAAGCGCACCGACATCCCCGCAGAGGGCTGCTACGTGCCGCTGACCATCGTGGAAGGCATCAAGCCGCATCACCGCATTGCGCAGGAGGAAATCTTCGGCCCGGTGCTGGCCGTGATGCGCGCGGGCAGCTTTGACGAGGCGCTGACCATCGCCAACGGCACCCGCTTTGCCCTGACCGGCGGCGTGTTCTCGCGCAGCCCCGAAAACCTGGCCAAGGCCCGCCGCGACTTCCGCGTGGGCAACCTGTACCTGAACCGCGGCTCCACCGGGGCCATGGTGGAACGCCAGCCCTTCGGCGGGTTCAAGATGTCCGGCGTAGGCTCCAAGACCGGCGGCCCCGACTACCTGCTGCAGTTCATGGACCCGCGCTGCGTGACCGAAAACACCATGCGCCGGGGCTTTGCCCCCATCGAGGAAGACGACGACTGGATCGGGTAG
- a CDS encoding periplasmic heavy metal sensor yields MKTKHLVLGTVALAGLLAFTGITDSAFARMGGMGMGGRCATGAVYNALTPEKQAKYDAIYKEADARIQPLKDKAWAKRTELNALSGNPNTKPEAITKLTGELSDLRTQIRNEYTALDTRLEKEVGVNPGYGRMGHMGMGGGMMGGHGMGHGGMGGMGGQGGMMGGQGMGHGPMHDGVMPQANQ; encoded by the coding sequence ATGAAGACCAAGCATCTCGTCCTCGGCACCGTCGCCCTTGCGGGCCTGCTCGCCTTCACCGGCATCACCGACAGCGCCTTTGCCCGCATGGGCGGCATGGGCATGGGCGGTCGTTGCGCCACCGGCGCGGTGTACAACGCCCTGACCCCGGAAAAGCAGGCCAAGTACGACGCCATCTACAAGGAAGCGGACGCCCGCATCCAGCCGCTGAAGGACAAGGCCTGGGCCAAGCGCACCGAACTGAACGCCCTGTCCGGCAACCCCAACACCAAGCCTGAAGCCATCACCAAGCTGACGGGCGAACTGTCCGACCTGCGCACCCAGATCCGCAACGAATACACCGCTCTCGACACCCGCCTGGAAAAGGAAGTGGGCGTCAACCCCGGTTACGGCCGCATGGGCCACATGGGCATGGGCGGCGGCATGATGGGTGGCCACGGCATGGGTCATGGCGGAATGGGCGGAATGGGCGGCCAGGGTGGCATGATGGGCGGCCAGGGCATGGGCCACGGCCCCATGCATGACGGCGTGATGCCCCAGGCCAACCAGTAG
- a CDS encoding ATP-binding protein, giving the protein MRINKAANAPLPSPWLIIGATAALALVLAVLTVLNHDGEQESMRRILSEKGASLIRAFEAGARTGLRGRAGGELRLQILLEEMADQPDIQFIAVTDRQGVVLAHSDPQWIGRPLVDPATMAALAVPPPPAPLGRDGNQQPRDEVGWRLMEAGGQRAFLVYRTFIPLQRTARHMDLGSMGGHMMGHGMRDRGHGGQPGGQIGGMSGGMMMGGMPGWLRREMEADSQADRDAPPPVIIVALDTAPFDAAQASDRQHTLIMLSILALLGGAGALSLLWSRHARASRRLVRQAQSFALHVVTSLPDGLVVLDGAGRVATCNAAARDLLRLGDGVTAGAAPEAVLPPPLAELAGRLTRGTPGDGDADAAPSFGTEVTLDCPVAGGPPVPMSVRGVRIAAGDAADAGAILILRDLREVRRLQDEVRRREKLAAIGSLAAGVAHELRNPLSSIKGYATYFGSRFAEGSEDREAARVMVQEVERLNRVISDLIGLSRPSDIAPRPVDAGFLVHHVLRLVRQDAAHRGVAVRVETPAGMPDGMPDGLRAGAEGGVPGALPRVMLDPDRFSQALLNVFLNALEAMPHGGELAVRLAAAPGNRIAVSVRDTGTGIAPEHLATIFDPYFTTKSQGTGLGLAIVHKIVEAHGGEMSLRSTLGQGTEITFLLPAEPVQGQEHARDAAGSGADEVAPVAASATAPAAGPAVFTAVSSSRFESAESGASGESGTSAESGAAVISGRSGTTTKDDTP; this is encoded by the coding sequence ATGCGTATCAACAAGGCGGCCAACGCGCCGCTGCCTTCGCCGTGGCTGATCATCGGGGCAACGGCGGCCCTGGCCCTGGTGCTGGCCGTGCTGACCGTGCTGAACCACGATGGCGAGCAGGAATCCATGCGGCGCATCCTTTCCGAAAAGGGTGCTTCGCTGATCCGGGCCTTCGAGGCCGGTGCGCGCACCGGGCTGCGCGGGCGCGCCGGAGGCGAGCTGCGTTTGCAGATATTGCTGGAGGAAATGGCCGACCAGCCGGACATCCAGTTCATCGCCGTCACCGACAGGCAGGGCGTGGTGCTGGCCCACAGCGATCCGCAGTGGATCGGCCGTCCCCTGGTCGACCCGGCCACCATGGCGGCCTTGGCGGTGCCCCCGCCGCCCGCTCCTTTGGGGCGTGACGGGAATCAGCAGCCGCGCGACGAGGTCGGCTGGCGGCTGATGGAGGCGGGCGGCCAGCGCGCCTTTCTGGTGTACCGTACCTTCATTCCCTTGCAGCGCACAGCCCGGCACATGGATCTGGGGAGCATGGGCGGCCACATGATGGGGCACGGCATGCGTGACCGCGGGCATGGCGGTCAGCCGGGGGGCCAAATTGGCGGCATGTCGGGCGGCATGATGATGGGGGGCATGCCCGGCTGGCTGCGCCGCGAGATGGAGGCGGACTCCCAGGCTGACCGCGATGCCCCGCCCCCGGTGATCATCGTGGCGCTGGACACGGCCCCCTTCGACGCGGCCCAGGCGTCCGACCGCCAGCATACCCTGATCATGCTGTCCATCCTGGCCCTGCTGGGCGGGGCCGGTGCGCTTTCGCTGTTGTGGTCGCGCCATGCCCGCGCCTCGCGGCGGCTGGTGCGGCAGGCCCAGTCCTTTGCCCTGCACGTGGTCACCAGCCTGCCCGACGGGCTGGTGGTGCTGGACGGCGCGGGCCGCGTGGCCACCTGCAACGCGGCGGCGCGCGACCTGCTGCGTCTGGGCGATGGCGTGACCGCCGGGGCCGCGCCGGAAGCGGTGCTGCCCCCCCCGCTGGCGGAACTGGCCGGGCGGTTGACCCGCGGAACGCCTGGCGATGGAGATGCCGATGCCGCTCCGTCCTTCGGAACGGAAGTGACCCTGGATTGCCCCGTGGCGGGCGGCCCGCCCGTGCCCATGAGCGTGCGCGGGGTGCGCATTGCCGCCGGAGACGCCGCCGACGCCGGGGCCATCCTGATCCTGCGCGACCTGCGCGAGGTGCGCCGCCTGCAGGACGAGGTGCGCCGCCGCGAAAAGCTGGCCGCCATCGGCAGCCTGGCCGCCGGGGTGGCCCACGAACTGCGCAACCCGCTCAGCTCCATCAAGGGCTATGCCACCTATTTCGGCAGCCGCTTCGCCGAGGGCAGCGAAGACCGCGAGGCCGCACGGGTGATGGTGCAGGAGGTGGAGCGGCTGAACCGGGTCATCTCCGATCTCATCGGCTTGTCCCGACCTTCGGACATTGCTCCCCGTCCGGTGGACGCCGGATTTCTGGTGCACCACGTGCTGCGGCTGGTGCGGCAGGACGCCGCCCATCGGGGCGTGGCCGTGCGGGTGGAGACGCCGGCCGGCATGCCAGACGGGATGCCAGACGGGCTGCGCGCTGGAGCGGAAGGCGGTGTGCCCGGCGCCCTGCCCCGGGTCATGCTGGACCCGGACCGTTTTTCGCAGGCGCTGCTCAACGTGTTCCTGAACGCGCTGGAAGCCATGCCCCACGGCGGCGAACTGGCCGTGCGCTTGGCCGCCGCGCCGGGCAACCGCATTGCGGTTTCGGTGCGCGACACGGGCACCGGCATTGCGCCGGAGCACCTGGCCACCATCTTCGACCCCTATTTCACCACCAAGAGCCAGGGCACTGGCCTGGGCCTTGCCATCGTGCACAAGATCGTGGAGGCCCACGGCGGCGAGATGTCGCTGCGCTCAACCCTTGGCCAGGGCACGGAGATCACCTTCCTGCTGCCCGCCGAACCGGTGCAGGGGCAGGAGCACGCGCGGGACGCGGCTGGCTCCGGCGCTGACGAGGTCGCTCCGGTTGCCGCTTCCGCCACGGCCCCGGCTGCAGGTCCGGCGGTATTCACCGCCGTTTCCTCCTCACGATTCGAATCTGCCGAATCTGGCGCGTCTGGCGAATCTGGCACATCTGCCGAATCTGGCGCAGCCGTCATATCCGGACGATCCGGCACTACCACAAAGGACGACACGCCATGA